TGAAGGTTTAGGTAAAAACAATATCGATTTCTTATATGAAAAGGGATTTATTAAACATATGGGGGATCTATTTTTATTAAAAGACACTAAGCTTGCTGAAGAAGAGGGTTGGGGGGAGAAATCTTTTGCAAACCTAATTCAATCTATCAAAGATCATAAAACAGTTAAGTTAGAAACTTTTATATATGCATTAGGTATCCCAGAAATTGGAGAAGTTACATCTCAGCTGCTTGCAAGACATTATAAAACAGTTGAAAAATTCATTGACGATACACAGTATGCGATTACATCTATTAATGGAATTGGGGAAAGTGTCAAAGAATCTTTAGCGCATTTTAAATCACAAATTCCTATGCATGAAATTCTACCCCATATGGAGGTATTGCCTTATGAAGAGCGTGTTGGTGGAGAGTTCTCTGGTAAAACGATTGTATTTACAGGAACTCTTACAACAATGTCGCGGGCAGAGGCTAAAGAGACAGCAAAAAAGTTGGGCGCGCAGGTGGGATCGTCTATATCTAAACATACCGATATCTTGGTATATGGAGATAAACCTGGATCTAAATACACAAAGGCTGAAGAGTTAGGCATACAATTAATGACAGAAGAAGAGTGGTTAAATATGCTACAATGAAAATATAAGGCTTTTTACTATAAATATGCTTTCTCTTTATGATTCAAAAACGAAGACAAAAGATTCTTTTAGCCCTATAGATCCAAATAACATTACGATGTATGTTTGTGGGCCTACGGTTTATAGCTTTGCCCATATAGGTAATGCAAGACCTGTTGTGGTTTTTGATTTACTATATCGTCTTTTGAGTTTTTTATATCCAAGAGTGACATATGTAAGAAACTTTACAGATGTAGATGATAAAATTATTGATCGTTTAGAGGGAAAAACCTTAGAAGAGTATACCAAACCATATATTGATGCGTTTCATGAGGATATGGGTGCATTAGGTGCGATGAAGCCAGATCATGAGCCAAAAGCAACACAGTATATCGCGCAAATGATTTCCATGATCGAGGGGCTGGTTAGAAAAGGGTATGCATATCATGCGGACGGACATGTTTTGTTCTGTGTAAGTAAATATGAAGGATATGGAGCTCTTTCTGGCATGTCGCAGGATGAATTAGAAGCTGGGGCGCGTGTGGAGGTTGCATCCTATAAAGAAAACCCTTCAGATTTTGTTCTATGGAAGCCCTCATCAAACGATATTCCTGGATGGGAAAGTCCATGGGGTAGAGGGCGTCCCGGCTGGCACATTGAATGTTCAGCTATGAGTTCTGAGTTTTTTGGTAAAACATTTGATATTCATGGTGGTGGGATTGATCTTATATTTCCACATCATGAAAATGAGCGTGCACAATCATGTTGCTTCCACAACACTTCTTATATGGCGAATGTATGGATGCATAATGGTCATTTGACCATGTCTGGAGAGAAAATGTCGAAGTCTCTAGGTAATATAATCTCTGTAAGAGAGCTGTTAAAAGAATATAAAGGTGAAGTTATTCGTTTTGCCTTTTTTATGACACATTATAGACAGCCTATGGATTTTTCAGATGATTTACTGGAAAAGGCTTATAACAATTTGAATAAAATTTATACAGCACTTAGAAGATTTGAAGATATCATACCAACCAACCCAATAGAGAATTTTTTAAAGGCTTTGCAAGATGATTTAAACACCCCTCTTGCTTTAAGTGTTTTATATGAGGCGGTCAGTGAATTAAATAGCGCGCCAACTGATGAAAAAGCTGCGGCTATTAAAGCGAGTTTAAGGTTGTTAGGTATCGGACAGTTTTCTATGAAAGAATGGTTTCAAAATGCAGCAATGAGTGAGAAAGATATATTAGCTTGGATTGAAAAGCGTAACGCCGCGCGTCAAAAGAAAGACTTTCAAGAAAGTGATCGCATTCGTGATTGGCTTTTGGCAGAAGGAGTAGTGTTAGAAGACTCTCCCGCAGGAACGTCTTGGCGAACAATTAGCAAAAACATTTGATAAAATTCATTAAAATATACTAAAATTTACTAGGTCATATAAAAAAATTTCCTTCCATGCCAGAAATTTTATTCAATGGGTCAACGGGACGCATTCAAGGTAAAATAAAAACTCAACCAGATGAAAGCGCGCCAGTTGCTTTAATTCTCCCCCCTCATGCACAGCATGGTGGAGACATGGACAATAAAGTTGTTGTCACAATGTATAAAGTATTTGCTTTATTGGGTTTTACTGTATTAAGAATCAACTACCGCGGTGTTGGAAAATCAACAGCCATACAAAATAGCCCAGATCCACTTTCAAAAACAAATAATTCTTTAACCTCTGGAGAAATGGAGTTGAATGATGCGGCTGTTGCGTTAGATTGGTTACAAAATCACTATCCAACAGTGAAGCAGTTCTGGATTGGCGGTGTTGGTTTTGGAGCGTGGGTAGGTTTGCAATTACTGATGAGACGCCCTGAAATTAAACACTTTGTTGCAGTATCTCCCCCGACGCATATTTTTGATTTTTCATTTTTAAGCCCTTGTCCGGTCCCAGGATTGATTGTTCATGGTGTGGAAGATCAATATGCCCCAATTGCTTTTGTGGATGCATTAATGCAAAAAATGCGCGTGCAAAAAGACATATCTGTCGATTACAAAAAAATCCCAGGCGCGGATCACTTTTTTGAAAATTCTTTACCTCAACTGACGCAAGTTCTTTACGATTATGTTGCGACTCAATCTGATATTAAGGAAAAGACCGCTGCGGAACTTCAAAAATAAAAATACAAAATTTCAATAGTCGTTTATTAAATTTTTTTCTTTTTTTTCTCTTTCATTGCTCTTAGGAATTTAAATCCCTCACAATAAACTATGATATGTTCATATCATGCCTCATTGCATCATCGCTTCATATGTGAATTTTTTGATATGGGGAAAACATGAGTACCGTCATTGATAAGCTTTTTAAAGACTACGAAACGAGAAAAGGTAAGCTTTTATTTAATACGCAAGAAAAGCAATATTTCACAGAGATCTTAAATTCTATCTATGATTTTTCTTTTGTAATTGGAATGCAAGAATGTTTCGAGAAAAATTTTGATCAAGTTTTGTTTTGCGTAAAAAATAGTAACGTTATTCTGGATTGCTTAAATCCAAATAGCCGGTACTGTCCTGATATGCAAAAAGCTGTAAAGTTATTTATTCTGATTATTGCATTACAAAATAAGTGTACTGTAGTTGAGGATTTAGAGGAAGCGAAATTAACGCAACTTGTAGATATTAAGAATATCGAGATATTTATTGAGGAACATTTAAGACGCGATCGCTCAACAGAAGCTGCCTTAATATTTTTCTCAAAAATATTAAATTCTCTCGTATTTGGTGACAAACAAGAAAGTTATATTGAGTTTAAAAAAGAAGATTTTGATATTGACGAGATATTAGTAACAGAAAGCGCTTTGATGTCTGTGTTAGGTTCATTTCAGCTCGCAAGAGAGTTGGAAGATGTAAAAGTCCCTACAAAAGGCGCTTTACGTCAATTCTTTAAGCTATACTATATATTCTACTCTGACGTATATTTTTGCTTATCGCATGATAAATTTTCCTACATTATGCGCAATTTTTTTATTAACCATGGATCGGATGGTAGGCAGTTTAAATTCTTTTTTGAGTTTATGCAGAAGCTTATGAATGATCTAAAAGGAACAGAATTGTTAAATAAAGATTCTTTTTATAAAGAAAAACTCACTCATCCATTCGAAATAATTAATAATCTTCATGAGGTTCCATACGAGTTTTATGATCGCATTCAAAAGGAGCGTACAGATTATGCTGTCAACTATGATAAGTATGCAAAAAATCTAAAAAACCTTTTGTATTATGTATGGAATGAAGTGAATTATGCATACCTTCTATCTTTGCAGTTTGATGAAAATCCTGCATCTGTAGAAGATGTGACCGCTTTTGCAAATGAGCTATTTGAAACTGTGCTAGAGACATACTACAAGACAGATATGCTGCCAACAACACCGCTGCTTAAGTTTTTTATGTCTCAAGAATCTGGTGGTATGGAGTCAACTATTAATGGAGCAGGGGGTGGAACTTCTGGAACTGCAACAAGTTTGTTTGGAAGTAAATTCATTGACGATGCGTATGATAGAGTGATTGATACAGTAAAAAAATCCAATCTTATTACAAACGAGACTATTGCTGGTATGTTGGATAATCAAATGATGAAAACAGCCGCAACAGGATTCTTTAAGAATATGGGAGGAAAGGTCGAATCTGTTGTGCAAAAAAATGTTGTGCAAAAGGTTTTTACTCTAAACTTTTCTAGAATCTCTAAGGGTCTGTTGTTTTTTTGGAGAACGTTTGGAAAATCAAGCGAATTAAAAGAGGTTGCATTAAAAGGAAATAGTGACGAGTTAATTGATAAATTTATAGAAATTATCAAAAAGCCAACTGTAAACGCTGTAAATAAAGGTATGGAAAAAATACCCTACGCTTCTTTAGTTAGTTCACAAAACGTTGGCGGCATTTTAGATACAATTCTTGGTCAGGTGAAAAATGCTATAGGAGACAAAAAATTTATTGAAGATGCTCCATTCACTTCAGCTAGTGGAGCAATTGAAGATTTTGCAAGCACTGTGAAAGATGCGTTTTAATAAAATATTTAGATTTTATTGAGTCATCATAAAAGAAAAACACATGTTAAACGCTAGACGCAAAGAGCTTCTTATCGAAAAATTATACCCTTTACTTGCGCCTGAACAGGCTAATTTACTCCAGAGAATTGATGTAAAAAGTGATCCTATTGCAAAAATCACTTCTTTAAATCTTGTTAAAGAGAGTCTGTTATATGAAATCTTGTCAGATATTATTCAATATCCATATCGTCAACTTGAGAAAGAAAATTTATCTACAGCTTTTAGCAAAGAGCTGTATTTAAAACACAATTTTGTAGTGCTAAAGGGTAATGATGTTATAATGGCAGACCCTTTGGATCTTGCGCTGAAAAATTTTATCCAGGAAAAAATCAAGATAAAAAAAATTTATTTAAGCTCAGTTGCGAATATTAGACATTTTTTGAATCAAGACATTGATACACCTGATTTGCTGCACAATATTTTAACAAAAGCGACCTTGAGGGATGCGTCTGATATTCATTTTCGCTGTGAAGATAAAACAGTGCATGTATGTTTCCGTCTACACGGCATTCTAAGAAAAGTTGATATTTTGTCATTTTCAGAGTGGGGTAAAGCGCTTATTCGTCTTAAAGTCAAAAGTCAGCTCGATATTTCTGAAACGAGACGCCCGCAAAGTGGACGACTAAATTTATCTGAAAATATTGAATTAAGAATTAGCACGCATCCAACAATTTATGGTGAAAATGCTGTAATTCGCATATTAAAGAAAAACAAGACCGCCCAAAACATTAATCAACTTGGATTTGAAGATTTTCAAGTAGATATGATGCGTGAAATGATACGAAAAAATCATGGGTTAATTTTAATTTGTGGTCCAACAGGATCAGGTAAAACTACAACTTTATATAGCTTATTTCATGAAATAAATAATGGCAAAAAAAGTATAATGACTCTTGAAGAGCCCGTGGAGTATAAAATGGAGGGAATAACGCAAACTGAAATTATTCATGATGATATTATGAGTTATGCGCAAGGTATTAAGTCTATGCTAAGACAAGATCCGGATGTTATTTTTATTGGAGAAATACGAGATGAAATAACAGCAAAAATGTGTTTTAGAGCTGCAATGACTGGGCATTTAGTTATTGCAACATTGCATACTTCAAGTATTGAAAATTCTATATATCGTTTAAAAGACCTTGGAGTTACGGAAGAATTTTTAAATGTTGGATTGTGTGGGGTTATCGCTCAACGTTTAATACGAACTGTTTGTAAAAAATGTCATGCAAAAGGATGTAAAACATGTTATTTTGAAGGACTATATGAAAGGCAGGCTATTGGCGAAACCAGGTTATGGTCAGAAAAATTTGAATCATACAAAAAAATAAAAGATATTTTTGCACTTAAAATTAAACAAGGTATCACTTTACCTAAAGAAGAATTTGAATTGTAAATCATAAACCCTATATAATAGCTATAATGGAGTGAAAGATATAATTTGATGGTTGTTCAAGTATCCTTAAAGGATCAGTTAAAATATGGAATCAAGAGAACATGCAGATCTTGTGGGGTTGGGTTTTATGATTTAGATCAGCATCCAAGCGAATGTCCAAACTGCGGGGCATTATATGAGCTGCATGTAACTGCAAGAAGCAGGCGTTCTACAGATGTGGAGTTTGATATAGATGAGACATTGGAAAAAATGCCTTTCGATATTGAAGATACAGATGATATTAAGGAAACATCCGGTGGTGAGTTTATTGAGGATGATCCATTAGATTTATAAGGGCACTATGTTTATGTGCGCTTTTTGCTGGATGTGTTATGACAAAAAATGACACCCCAGCGTATGTTGTATTTGATCCAAAAGCAAATCAACAAAAAGAAGAAGTAAAGATTTTAAGGCAGAGCGCTAAGACTCTTACTTTTTCG
The genomic region above belongs to Alphaproteobacteria bacterium and contains:
- a CDS encoding alpha/beta hydrolase translates to MPEILFNGSTGRIQGKIKTQPDESAPVALILPPHAQHGGDMDNKVVVTMYKVFALLGFTVLRINYRGVGKSTAIQNSPDPLSKTNNSLTSGEMELNDAAVALDWLQNHYPTVKQFWIGGVGFGAWVGLQLLMRRPEIKHFVAVSPPTHIFDFSFLSPCPVPGLIVHGVEDQYAPIAFVDALMQKMRVQKDISVDYKKIPGADHFFENSLPQLTQVLYDYVATQSDIKEKTAAELQK
- a CDS encoding FYDLN acid domain-containing protein, producing the protein MVVQVSLKDQLKYGIKRTCRSCGVGFYDLDQHPSECPNCGALYELHVTARSRRSTDVEFDIDETLEKMPFDIEDTDDIKETSGGEFIEDDPLDL
- a CDS encoding cysteine--tRNA ligase, with protein sequence MLSLYDSKTKTKDSFSPIDPNNITMYVCGPTVYSFAHIGNARPVVVFDLLYRLLSFLYPRVTYVRNFTDVDDKIIDRLEGKTLEEYTKPYIDAFHEDMGALGAMKPDHEPKATQYIAQMISMIEGLVRKGYAYHADGHVLFCVSKYEGYGALSGMSQDELEAGARVEVASYKENPSDFVLWKPSSNDIPGWESPWGRGRPGWHIECSAMSSEFFGKTFDIHGGGIDLIFPHHENERAQSCCFHNTSYMANVWMHNGHLTMSGEKMSKSLGNIISVRELLKEYKGEVIRFAFFMTHYRQPMDFSDDLLEKAYNNLNKIYTALRRFEDIIPTNPIENFLKALQDDLNTPLALSVLYEAVSELNSAPTDEKAAAIKASLRLLGIGQFSMKEWFQNAAMSEKDILAWIEKRNAARQKKDFQESDRIRDWLLAEGVVLEDSPAGTSWRTISKNI
- the tadA gene encoding Flp pilus assembly complex ATPase component TadA, whose translation is MLNARRKELLIEKLYPLLAPEQANLLQRIDVKSDPIAKITSLNLVKESLLYEILSDIIQYPYRQLEKENLSTAFSKELYLKHNFVVLKGNDVIMADPLDLALKNFIQEKIKIKKIYLSSVANIRHFLNQDIDTPDLLHNILTKATLRDASDIHFRCEDKTVHVCFRLHGILRKVDILSFSEWGKALIRLKVKSQLDISETRRPQSGRLNLSENIELRISTHPTIYGENAVIRILKKNKTAQNINQLGFEDFQVDMMREMIRKNHGLILICGPTGSGKTTTLYSLFHEINNGKKSIMTLEEPVEYKMEGITQTEIIHDDIMSYAQGIKSMLRQDPDVIFIGEIRDEITAKMCFRAAMTGHLVIATLHTSSIENSIYRLKDLGVTEEFLNVGLCGVIAQRLIRTVCKKCHAKGCKTCYFEGLYERQAIGETRLWSEKFESYKKIKDIFALKIKQGITLPKEEFEL